The sequence GGGGAGCCCCCGGAGCCCTCGGAGCCCCCGGAGCCCTGGGAGCTCTCGGAGCCCTGCGAGCCCTTGAAGTCCCCCATGCGCTCGCAGCCCCCGGAGCCACCCTCCGCGCCCGTACCCGGTCTCTCACTGTCGACATCAGCGGTCATCGCTCTGCCCATCCCCTGCTCCCGGTGGTTTTCAGCCACTCCCCAGCCCTCGGAATTTAGGTTAGCCTAACCAAAGTGACCCTTTGGGCAGTGGGCCGGGGCACCAGGGGAAGGTGGGAGACACCGTGGGTCATGGCTGGGAAGGCGTCGTTCTCAAACTGTTCCGGGGGCGGGATTTCACGTTCACCGTGACCGGCGCCGAGCAAGTCACCGACCGGTTCCGGCGGGTGCACGTGACCGATGGAGGGCTGCTGGCCGCGACCGGCGGGGCGCACCCCACGATGTGGGTGCGGCTCTGGTTCGAGAAGGACGGCAAGCCGCATCAGCGCGCCTACACCCTGGTCGACCCGGACCCCGAGGCCGGCACCTTCAGTCTGGAATTCGCCCTCCACGAGGGCCCCGCCTGCGACTGGGCGAAAGCGGCCGAGGCAGGCGACACGATCGACGCGACGCTCCAGGGCACCGGCTTCACCCTGCCCGGCCCGGCGCCGAAGCGGCTCTTCGTGATCGGTGACCCGGCCGCGCTCCCCGCGATCAACTCACTGCTGGACGCCATCCCGGAGACCCCGGCGACCATCTGGTTCGAGTCCTCGGACGAGGAGGACCGGAAACTGCCGTTCCGCCTCGACGAGACCCACCACACCCTGCACCACGTGGAGCGCCGCGAGGGCGGTGCGCACCTGGTCGCCGAGGTGAAGGCGGCCCTGCCGGGGCTGCTGGGCGAGGACCACACGGACGCGTACGTCTGGGTCGCCTGCGACACGTCGACCACCCGGACCCTGTCGGCGTACCTCCGCAAGGAGCTGGGCCTGCCCAAGGACCGGGTGAACGCGCTGGGTTACTGGCGGCCGTAAAACCCAGGAAGGCCGCCACGGCCGGACCGACACCGCACCACCGAGGGCCCCGGCGCACGCCGGGGCCCTCACGCGTATCCGGAATTCACCCTCAGTCCCGGACCCCTTTTCGACCTGCCCGAATCAACCCGAATTGCAGACCCCGGATGCGCCATACCCGCCGCAGGTTCCGTGACATTCCCCGCCAGCGTCACCCTCTGCCCGATTCCGCACCGATCAGGATCCTTTTCCGAACCGGCCGGGCGTCCCCCTTGCTGCGGTGACACAGCATCACCCTCACCTCACAGAAGAGACTTCACGAAATCCAGGGCCACCGAACACCAAAGCCCACCGATCGGAAACGAACTTGGCGGCAAGCAAGCC is a genomic window of Streptomyces sp. SID8374 containing:
- a CDS encoding siderophore-interacting protein produces the protein MGHGWEGVVLKLFRGRDFTFTVTGAEQVTDRFRRVHVTDGGLLAATGGAHPTMWVRLWFEKDGKPHQRAYTLVDPDPEAGTFSLEFALHEGPACDWAKAAEAGDTIDATLQGTGFTLPGPAPKRLFVIGDPAALPAINSLLDAIPETPATIWFESSDEEDRKLPFRLDETHHTLHHVERREGGAHLVAEVKAALPGLLGEDHTDAYVWVACDTSTTRTLSAYLRKELGLPKDRVNALGYWRP